A genomic segment from Paenibacillus sp. FSL K6-1096 encodes:
- a CDS encoding KinB-signaling pathway activation protein: protein MSLRKWFYLFWTTLLIGAGGAVIAGLALQTVNGGIQFKSAADLFLYSLILVGYGVLVSVYAQLGFFAYMILNYTGIGVFPRKAWRYIQLALAVLALFELMFLRTFVSGERSVSSDLTLGIAILLTAVVVSWFKVRSTNASAWIPTFFFMTAITIVEIIGVLRIGVDSATVFILVPLVACNAFQILMLHRILKPASP from the coding sequence CTGAGCTTAAGAAAATGGTTTTATTTGTTCTGGACCACGCTTTTAATCGGTGCAGGCGGGGCGGTAATCGCCGGTCTTGCCCTGCAGACAGTGAATGGCGGCATTCAATTCAAAAGCGCCGCAGATCTTTTCCTCTACTCCCTGATCCTTGTGGGCTACGGGGTCCTTGTAAGCGTATACGCCCAGCTCGGTTTTTTTGCCTACATGATTCTTAATTATACGGGCATCGGGGTGTTTCCGCGTAAAGCGTGGCGGTACATACAACTGGCGCTGGCTGTTCTTGCGCTGTTTGAGCTGATGTTCCTGCGGACCTTTGTCAGCGGCGAGCGGAGTGTTAGCTCGGATCTGACGCTGGGCATAGCGATTCTGCTGACCGCCGTCGTTGTGTCCTGGTTCAAAGTGCGCAGCACCAATGCCTCGGCGTGGATTCCAACCTTTTTCTTCATGACGGCTATTACCATCGTGGAGATTATCGGAGTTCTGCGGATCGGCGTAGACAGTGCAACCGTCTTTATTCTTGTTCCGCTTGTCGCCTGCAATGCCTTCCAGATTCTGATGCTGCACCGGATTCTGAAGCCTGCATCACCTTGA